CTCATTTGTCCCAATGGCAGCCACTGCGCCATGTGGGACGATCAGGAAACCTATTTCACCGGCCTCATTCGTTTTATGAAAGATGTGGATGCCGGAAGACCCATCAAAGAGTAGCTGCCGGATACTTCAACAATTACGACATCATCATCATGTATTGTCAACTGCCCTGTTTCCAACGGGGCAGTTGTATTTATAGCAATGCGTAATCATTTTATGGCGCCGTCTCGCAGCAACTACATTCAAACACAAAAAATCTCCCCTTTTCCTGCTGCCTATCGGCACTATTATCGTCAAATGCGGTAGTTTACCGTTTTCCGTTTTTAACCTCCATTTCAAATAAACTAAAGCACTATGAGAAAAATGAAGCTTTGGTTGGCAGGCCTTGTGCTATTGATGGCACAGGCAAAGGCCCAACCTACCTTCCCGGTAAATGGTGTGAGCACGCCGGGTTCGGGTGCCTATGCGTTTACCAACGCCACCATTGTAAAAGATGCCAAAACCACCATTCCCAATGCCAGCATGGTCATCCGCGATGGTAAGATTGTGGCCGTGGGTGCAGGCATCAGCATTCCGAAAGATGCCGTGGTGATTGATTGTAAGGACAAGTTCATCTATCCTTCTTTCATCGATTTGCAAAGCGATTATGGCATGCCAGCCCGCCCCCAAGGCCGCGGCGGTTTCGACTTTCGTGCACCGGCACAGCTCGAAACCAATGTGAAAGGTGCCTTCGGCTGGAACCAGGCCCTCAAAGCAGATGTAGATGCCGCCAGCCTGTTTGTACCCGATGATGCCAAGGCCAAAAGCCTGCGGGATGCCGGCTTTGGTACAGTGCTTACACATCAACCCGATGGTATTGCCCGTGGTACCGGAGCTGTGGTTACACTCGCCAGCGTACGTGCCAATCAGGTGCTGGTAAAGAGAAAGCCGCTGCGCTGTATTCTTTCAGCAAAGGCAGCAGCACCCAAAGCTACCCCGGTAGTTTGATGGGTACCATTTCGCTGCTGCGCCAAACTTATCTGGATGCGCAGTGGTACAAAAGCAACCCCAAAGCAGAAGGCGTGAACCTGACGCTGAAAGCATGGAACGACCAGCAAAACTTACCACAGGTATTCGACCCCAGCCAGGGCGGCGACTTGTGGAATGTAATGCGGGCCGACCGCATTGGCGATGAGTTTGGTGTACAGTACATCATCAAAGCCAGTGGCAAAGAATACCAGCGCATCAGCGATGTGGCTGCTACCAAAGCGCCGCTCATTGTAAGCCTCAACTACCCTGCTGCGCAGGATGTAGAAGACCCCAATGCGGCCCGCTACGTAAGTCTGGCCGATATGAAGCATTGGGAGCTGGCACCCACCAACCCTGCAGCTATTGAAAAAGCGGGCATTCCTTTCGTACTCACCATGAGTGATGTACGTGACGGACGCACCTTTATGAGCAACCTGCGCAAAGCCATGGAGTATGGCCTGAGCGAAACCGCTGCCATGGAAGCGTTGACCAAAACTCCTGCATCACTGTTGGGTATTTACGACAAACTAGGCAGCCTCGATGCAGGCAAGCTGGCCAACTTTGTGATTACCAACGGTCCCATCTTTAGCGAAAAAACGACCATCCACCACAACTGGGTGCAGGGCAATGCCTATGTGGTAAAAGACGACAACTGGCACAACACCAATGGTAGCTATGCATTGACAGTAAATGGCCCATCAGGAGCACAGCAATTTACCCTCGATGTAAAAAGCAGCAGCAGTGCAGAAGTTTCTGCAAAAGACACACTGACCACGCAGTTTTCTTTTGATGGCAAAATGGTGAAAATAGGTTTTGCGCCCCGTACCCGCCGTGCCGGCATGGGTGGCGGTCGCCCCGGCATGATGATGGGTGGCGCCGCTGCAGCATTGCCCGCCAGTGCCATTCGCCTGAGTGGTGTAAGCAATGGCGATGTATGGCAGGGCACCGGCCTCGACAGTAACGGAAACGCATTGACGTGGACCGCAGTTCGTACCAAAACCACCGAAGTAAAAGCAGATAGCGTAGCCAAAAAAGCCGCACCACAAGTAGGCAGCCTCATGTATCCGTTTGTTGGTTTTGGCGCCACCGAAATGCCGAAGCAAGAAACCATCCTCATTAAAAACGCTACCGTTTGGACCAGCGAAAAAGAAGGTGTACTGACAGCAACAGACGTGCTGGTGAAGAATGGTAAAATTGCTGCCGTAGGTAAAAACCTGAGCGATGCATCGGCCCGTGTAATTGATGGTACCGGCAAGCACCTGAGTGCAGGCATCATTGATGAGCACAGCCACATTGCAGTAAGCAGCATCAACGAAGGTGGTCAGAGTGTTACCTCTGAAGTTCGCATCAAAGACAACCTCGACCCCGATGACATCAACATTTACCGCCAGCTGAGTGGTGGTGTTACTACCTCGCATATTTTGCATGGCAGTGCCAATACCATTGGCGGTCAAACCCAGCTTATCAAACTCCGCTGGGGTACTAACGATCAGGGATTGATGTTCCAAAACTGGGATCCGTTTATCAAGTTTGCCCTGGGCGAAAACGTAAAACGTACCACCGCAACCAACGGCAATACCCGCTTCCCCGATACCCGTATGGGCGTGGAGCAAGTGTTGATTGACGCCTTTACCCGTGCTAAAGACTATGAAGCACAACTGAAGGCTGCGGAAGAAAACAACAAGAAGAAAGGCGCTACGCCAATGGTAGTTCGCCGCGACCTGGAGTTGGACGCCTTAGTAGAAATCATGAACCAAAAGCGTTTCATTACCTGCCACAGTTATGTAGCCAGCGAAATAGTAAGCACCATGCGTGTTGCCGAACAGTTTGGTTTTAAAGTAAACACCTTCACCCATATTTTGGAAGGCTACAAAGTAGCTGATAAAATGAAGGCACATGGTGCCAACGCTTCTACCTTCAGCGATTGGTGGGCGTACAAGCTGGAAGTACAGGATGCCATTCCGTACAACGCTTACATCATGAACAAAGTGGGTCTCAACGTAGCCATTAATAGTGATGATGCTGAAATGGCTCGTCGCCTCAACCAGGAAGCTGCGAAAGCCGTAAAGTATGGTGGCCTGACAGAAGAAGAAGCACTGCGTATGGTGACCATTAACCCTGCCAAGATGCTGCATGTGGATGACCGTGTAGGTTCTATCAAAGTGGGTAAAGATGCTGACCTCGTATTGTGGAGCGATAACCCACTGAGTATTTATGCAAAGTCATTGTACACCATTGTTGATGGCACTGTGTTCTTCGACCGTGCCAAAGACCTGCAGGTACAACAGCAAGTGAAGGAAGAACGGACCCGCCTCATCAAAAAAATGATGGGTGAAAAAGGTGCCGGTCGTCCTGTAGTTCCCGCACAGCCATCGTACAAGTTTGTACATACCTGCGGCGACCACAGCCACAAAATGGGCCTGCTGGAATTTGATGAGCATGAATTGGAAGAAATAAAGTGAGGGTATTGAACCACAAAGACACTATGAAGGCACT
The Phnomibacter ginsenosidimutans genome window above contains:
- a CDS encoding amidohydrolase family protein, translating into MGTISLLRQTYLDAQWYKSNPKAEGVNLTLKAWNDQQNLPQVFDPSQGGDLWNVMRADRIGDEFGVQYIIKASGKEYQRISDVAATKAPLIVSLNYPAAQDVEDPNAARYVSLADMKHWELAPTNPAAIEKAGIPFVLTMSDVRDGRTFMSNLRKAMEYGLSETAAMEALTKTPASLLGIYDKLGSLDAGKLANFVITNGPIFSEKTTIHHNWVQGNAYVVKDDNWHNTNGSYALTVNGPSGAQQFTLDVKSSSSAEVSAKDTLTTQFSFDGKMVKIGFAPRTRRAGMGGGRPGMMMGGAAAALPASAIRLSGVSNGDVWQGTGLDSNGNALTWTAVRTKTTEVKADSVAKKAAPQVGSLMYPFVGFGATEMPKQETILIKNATVWTSEKEGVLTATDVLVKNGKIAAVGKNLSDASARVIDGTGKHLSAGIIDEHSHIAVSSINEGGQSVTSEVRIKDNLDPDDINIYRQLSGGVTTSHILHGSANTIGGQTQLIKLRWGTNDQGLMFQNWDPFIKFALGENVKRTTATNGNTRFPDTRMGVEQVLIDAFTRAKDYEAQLKAAEENNKKKGATPMVVRRDLELDALVEIMNQKRFITCHSYVASEIVSTMRVAEQFGFKVNTFTHILEGYKVADKMKAHGANASTFSDWWAYKLEVQDAIPYNAYIMNKVGLNVAINSDDAEMARRLNQEAAKAVKYGGLTEEEALRMVTINPAKMLHVDDRVGSIKVGKDADLVLWSDNPLSIYAKSLYTIVDGTVFFDRAKDLQVQQQVKEERTRLIKKMMGEKGAGRPVVPAQPSYKFVHTCGDHSHKMGLLEFDEHELEEIK